The Herminiimonas arsenitoxidans sequence ATCGAATGCTCGCTATGCCGAATTTCTTATTGTGATGTGCGTTACCGACAAGAAAGCACCAATCTACAAAGGAGCATCGATGTTCCTGATGCCGACGAATACGCCTGGTATCAATATTTTTGCGCAATACCGGCATACACGGTGAGCCTGGAGGTATAGGTTCGCACGGCTATATTCGTTTTGAGAATGTGCGTCTGCTAGCCGATGCCTTGCTGGGCGGCGAAGGCGAAGGCTTTGCTGTAGCGCAGGCGCGTCTGGGCGGTGGCCGTGTGCATCATGCGATGCGTACTGTCGGTCAGTGCCAGATCGCCATCGAAATGATGTGTGAACGCGCAGTCAGCCGTAGCACCAAAGGCAGCATGTTGGGCGACAAGCAAACTGTTCAGGGTTATCTCGCCGATTCATGGATAGAACTTAAACATTCCGCTTACAAGTCTTGCAGACTGCCTGGTTGATTGACCAAGGCCACGATTACAAATCCAATCAAATTTCGATTGCCGGCATCAAGGTGATGGCTGCGAAAGTTTTCCACGACATCGTGCAACGCGCGATTCACATGCACGGCGCGCTTGGTGTATCTGACGAAATGCCGCTCGGTCATATGTGGTTGTACGCTGTGATGATGGGCATCATGGATGGCCCAACCGAAGTGCACAAGGCGACAGTTGCCAAGACGATGCTG is a genomic window containing:
- a CDS encoding acyl-CoA dehydrogenase family protein, encoding MQTAWLIDQGHDYKSNQISIAGIKVMAAKVFHDIVQRAIHMHGALGVSDEMPLGHMWLYAVMMGIMDGPTEVHKATVAKTMLKNYKPAAGLFPSAHLIPRTQAARQKYEGQY
- a CDS encoding acyl-CoA dehydrogenase family protein, which codes for MRNTGIHGEPGGIGSHGYIRFENVRLLADALLGGEGEGFAVAQARLGGGRVHHAMRTVGQCQIAIEMMCERAVSRSTKGSMLGDKQTVQGYLADSWIELKHSAYKSCRLPG
- a CDS encoding acyl-CoA dehydrogenase family protein; the protein is MQPLLDGDIVSCYAMTEPQGGADPGVFECKAVRDGDEWVISGEKWFASNARYAEFLIVMCVTDKKAPIYKGASMFLMPTNTPGINIFAQYRHTR